A region of Methyloversatilis discipulorum DNA encodes the following proteins:
- a CDS encoding efflux transporter outer membrane subunit yields the protein MSPAALKTPLALACAALLSGCMVGPDYVRPTVDLPAQYAPAQDAAPVAVARGWWKQFNDDTLNTLVERALADNADVQRAAARIEQADALLREAGAALFPDVGLEAGASRSRISGVGAPIPAGAPLYRNSFQTAISTSFELDFWGRLRRASEAARAQALGTRHAKDTVELTLVSQLVGGYLNLRALDAQLVLSRDTLATRRENVDILRSRVERGLTNELELQQALGAVAAIEAQIADLARSRGIAENQIALLTGNLGMHIEAGDLRSLPLPPLPPAGLPSSLLDARPDVRQAEAELASANAQIGVAKAALYPSISLTGNYGSQSRELSDLFSGPANIWSLGVALDLPLFDAGRRSARVDQATAQQKQALAGYVAAIRNAFTDVRDALVAAEQYAQSVSALQAQSDAAARSLQLAQKRYDAGYSRYLEVLDAQRTANEASLALVRARQGQLAEVVNLYAALGGGWGEEAAAAPDDAAASSSR from the coding sequence ATGAGTCCCGCCGCCCTGAAAACGCCGCTCGCACTTGCCTGCGCCGCGCTGCTGTCCGGCTGCATGGTCGGCCCCGACTACGTGCGCCCGACGGTCGATCTGCCGGCACAGTACGCGCCGGCGCAGGACGCGGCGCCGGTCGCCGTCGCGCGTGGCTGGTGGAAGCAGTTCAACGACGACACGCTGAACACCCTGGTCGAACGGGCGCTGGCCGACAACGCCGACGTGCAGCGCGCCGCGGCACGGATCGAACAGGCCGACGCGCTGTTGCGCGAAGCCGGTGCCGCATTGTTCCCCGACGTCGGCCTCGAAGCCGGTGCCAGCCGTTCGCGCATCAGTGGCGTCGGTGCGCCGATACCGGCCGGCGCGCCGCTCTACCGCAACAGCTTCCAGACGGCGATATCGACCTCGTTCGAACTCGATTTCTGGGGACGGCTGCGCCGCGCCAGCGAGGCGGCGCGCGCGCAGGCGCTCGGCACGCGGCACGCGAAGGACACGGTGGAATTGACGCTGGTGAGCCAGCTGGTCGGTGGCTACCTGAACCTGCGCGCGCTCGACGCACAGCTCGTGCTGTCGCGCGACACGCTGGCCACGCGACGCGAGAACGTGGACATCCTGCGCAGCCGCGTCGAGCGTGGCCTTACCAACGAACTGGAACTGCAGCAGGCGCTCGGCGCGGTCGCGGCGATCGAGGCGCAGATCGCCGATCTGGCGCGCAGCCGCGGCATCGCCGAAAACCAGATCGCGCTGCTGACCGGCAATCTGGGCATGCATATCGAGGCTGGTGACCTGCGCAGCCTGCCGCTGCCGCCCTTGCCGCCGGCCGGCTTGCCGTCGTCGCTGCTCGACGCCCGTCCCGATGTGCGACAGGCGGAGGCGGAACTGGCGTCGGCCAATGCGCAGATCGGTGTCGCCAAGGCGGCGCTCTATCCGTCGATTTCGCTGACCGGCAACTACGGCTCGCAGAGCCGCGAATTGTCGGACCTGTTCAGCGGCCCGGCCAATATCTGGTCGCTGGGCGTTGCACTCGACCTCCCGCTGTTCGACGCCGGCCGCCGCAGCGCCCGCGTCGATCAGGCGACGGCGCAGCAGAAGCAGGCGCTGGCCGGCTATGTGGCGGCCATCCGCAACGCCTTCACCGACGTGCGTGACGCACTGGTGGCTGCCGAGCAGTACGCGCAGAGCGTGAGCGCGCTGCAGGCGCAGTCCGATGCCGCGGCGCGCAGCCTGCAGCTGGCGCAGAAGCGCTACGACGCGGGCTACTCGCGCTATCTCGAAGTGCTCGATGCGCAGCGCACCGCC
- a CDS encoding efflux RND transporter permease subunit: MARFFINRPIFSGVISIVIMIAGLVASLSLPIAQYPEISPPTVIVTATYPGANSETLARTVAAPIEEQLSGIEGLLYFNSTSTSNGTVTITLTFEVGTNPDTALIAVNNRISVAESRLPEDVRRSGLVVRKRSNNLLMIAALKSNDGQRDTLFLTNYVQVNVLEELRRLPGVGDAIAFDAPYAMRVWLKPDVMARLGITTTEVAAAIRVQNAQNAVGRIGQEPVTNGQQLTYTVTAKGRLLDIPQFENIILRADGPGGVVRLKDVARIELGAENYDRTTKVNGTPVSGMGVYLQSGANALDTAKAVRAKLDELSQRLPEGTEFIIPNDTTRFISESIKEVVHTLAEATILVVLVVWVFLQNWRATLIPLIAVPVSLVGTFAGLWALGFSINTLTLFAMVLSIGIVVDDAIVVLENVERQMREHALPPKEASMAAMREVSGALVAMVLVLCAVFVPVAFLGGIAGQLYQQFAATVAISVTISGVVALTLTPALCALMLKEHEGEVKFFRPFNRGFEWLTRLYTGTVGATLRHRVVATLLVLLLFAGAGFMFRVVPGAFVPSEDQGYLFGFVTLPDGASAERTEVSFEKIRRVINEHPAVENVFMVRGMDFITGNNRPSVAMTFVVLKPWKDRATTADDLQKVIAAEGMKLTDGMGFIFNPPPIQGLGAAGGFEAYVQAREDSDARKLAAITGQLIAELNKRPELVDVKTFFRVSSPQLAVDVDEPKALSLGIPLDALYSTLQATMGTLYVNDFNRSGKTYKVQLGADAPYRMKPEDLGKPYVRSNSGAMIPLSAVISVRTVVGPEMVERFNGFVAAKILGNAAPGRSSGDGIAAVEEVARQVLPAGYTLEWVGQAYQEKRTGITSVLALGFGIIMVFLILAAQYERWSLPLAVIMAIPFAILGALLAVWMRGMPNDIYFQIGLVVLVGLAAKNAILIVEFALQKQQEGMDAITASLEAARLRFRPICMTALAFILGVVPLVTATGAGAAARRSMGTGVFGGMLAATFIATIFIPMFYSWMAGRKAARRDDGPADEVTA; this comes from the coding sequence ATGGCCCGCTTCTTCATCAACCGCCCGATCTTTTCGGGCGTCATCTCCATCGTCATCATGATCGCGGGCCTGGTGGCCTCGCTGTCGCTGCCGATCGCGCAGTACCCGGAAATTTCGCCGCCCACCGTCATCGTCACCGCCACCTATCCGGGCGCCAACTCGGAAACGCTGGCGCGCACGGTGGCGGCGCCGATCGAGGAGCAACTGTCCGGCATCGAAGGTCTGCTGTACTTCAACTCGACGTCGACCTCCAACGGCACCGTCACCATCACGCTCACCTTCGAGGTGGGCACCAATCCCGATACCGCGCTGATCGCGGTGAACAACCGAATTTCAGTGGCCGAGTCGCGGCTGCCGGAAGACGTGCGCCGGTCCGGTCTGGTGGTGCGCAAGCGCTCGAACAACCTGCTGATGATCGCCGCGCTGAAGTCGAACGACGGTCAGCGCGACACGCTGTTCCTGACCAACTACGTGCAGGTGAACGTGCTGGAGGAACTGCGCCGCCTGCCCGGCGTCGGTGACGCCATCGCCTTCGACGCGCCGTACGCGATGCGCGTCTGGCTGAAGCCGGACGTGATGGCACGCCTCGGCATCACGACCACCGAGGTGGCGGCCGCCATCCGTGTGCAGAACGCGCAGAACGCAGTCGGCCGCATCGGTCAGGAGCCGGTCACCAACGGCCAGCAGCTCACCTACACGGTGACCGCCAAGGGCCGCCTGCTCGACATTCCGCAGTTCGAGAACATCATCCTGCGCGCCGACGGGCCTGGCGGCGTGGTGCGCCTGAAGGACGTCGCCCGCATCGAACTCGGTGCCGAGAACTACGACCGCACGACCAAGGTGAATGGCACGCCGGTGTCGGGTATGGGTGTCTATCTGCAGTCGGGCGCCAACGCGCTCGACACCGCCAAGGCAGTGCGCGCCAAGCTCGACGAACTGTCGCAGCGTCTGCCCGAAGGGACTGAATTCATCATTCCGAACGACACCACACGCTTCATCAGCGAGTCGATCAAGGAGGTGGTGCATACGCTGGCCGAGGCCACCATCCTCGTCGTGCTGGTGGTGTGGGTGTTTCTGCAGAACTGGCGCGCCACGCTGATTCCGCTGATCGCGGTGCCGGTGTCGCTGGTCGGCACCTTCGCCGGTCTGTGGGCGCTCGGCTTCTCGATCAACACGCTGACGCTGTTCGCGATGGTGCTGTCGATCGGCATCGTGGTCGATGACGCCATCGTCGTGCTGGAGAACGTCGAGCGCCAGATGCGCGAGCACGCGCTGCCGCCCAAGGAGGCGTCGATGGCGGCGATGCGCGAGGTGTCCGGCGCGCTGGTGGCGATGGTGCTGGTGCTGTGTGCGGTGTTCGTGCCGGTCGCCTTCCTCGGCGGCATCGCCGGTCAGCTCTACCAGCAGTTCGCCGCCACGGTGGCGATCTCGGTGACGATCTCCGGCGTGGTCGCGCTGACGCTGACGCCTGCGCTGTGCGCGCTGATGCTGAAGGAGCACGAGGGCGAGGTGAAATTCTTCCGCCCGTTCAACCGCGGCTTCGAATGGCTCACCCGGCTGTATACGGGCACCGTCGGTGCCACGCTGCGCCATCGTGTGGTGGCGACGCTGCTGGTGCTGCTGCTGTTCGCCGGCGCCGGTTTCATGTTCCGCGTCGTGCCCGGTGCCTTCGTGCCGTCCGAGGACCAGGGCTATCTGTTCGGTTTCGTCACGCTGCCCGACGGTGCGTCGGCCGAGCGCACCGAGGTATCGTTCGAGAAGATCCGTCGCGTCATCAACGAGCACCCGGCGGTGGAGAACGTGTTCATGGTGCGCGGCATGGACTTCATCACCGGCAACAACCGGCCCAGCGTGGCGATGACTTTCGTCGTGCTGAAACCGTGGAAGGACCGCGCGACCACGGCCGACGACCTGCAGAAGGTGATCGCGGCCGAAGGCATGAAGCTGACAGACGGCATGGGCTTCATCTTCAATCCTCCACCGATCCAGGGTCTGGGCGCAGCCGGCGGCTTCGAGGCCTATGTGCAGGCGCGCGAGGATTCGGACGCGCGCAAGCTGGCGGCCATCACCGGTCAGCTGATCGCCGAGCTGAACAAGCGGCCGGAACTGGTAGACGTGAAAACCTTCTTCCGCGTGTCGTCACCGCAGCTCGCGGTGGATGTCGACGAGCCGAAGGCGCTGTCGCTCGGCATTCCGCTCGACGCGCTGTATTCGACGCTGCAGGCGACGATGGGCACGCTTTACGTGAATGACTTCAACCGTTCGGGCAAGACCTACAAGGTGCAGCTCGGCGCCGACGCCCCCTACCGGATGAAGCCGGAGGATCTCGGCAAGCCCTACGTGCGGTCGAACTCCGGCGCGATGATTCCGCTGTCGGCGGTGATCAGCGTGCGCACCGTGGTCGGGCCGGAAATGGTCGAGCGCTTCAACGGCTTCGTCGCCGCCAAGATTCTGGGCAATGCGGCCCCCGGTCGCAGCTCCGGTGATGGCATCGCCGCGGTCGAGGAGGTGGCGCGCCAGGTGCTGCCGGCCGGTTACACGCTGGAATGGGTGGGTCAGGCCTACCAGGAAAAGCGCACCGGCATCACCTCGGTGCTGGCGCTCGGTTTCGGCATCATCATGGTGTTCCTGATCCTCGCTGCGCAGTACGAGCGCTGGTCGCTGCCGCTGGCGGTCATCATGGCCATCCCGTTCGCCATCCTCGGCGCGCTGCTGGCGGTATGGATGCGCGGCATGCCGAACGACATCTACTTCCAGATCGGTCTGGTGGTGCTGGTCGGCCTGGCGGCGAAGAACGCCATCCTGATCGTCGAGTTCGCACTGCAGAAGCAGCAGGAAGGCATGGACGCCATCACCGCCTCGCTGGAAGCGGCACGACTGCGCTTCCGTCCGATCTGCATGACGGCGCTGGCCTTCATCCTTGGCGTCGTGCCGCTGGTCACCGCCACCGGTGCCGGTGCCGCGGCGCGCCGCTCGATGGGTACCGGCGTGTTCGGCGGCATGCTGGCCGCCACCTTCATCGCCACGATATTCATTCCGATGTTCTACAGCTGGATGGCCGGCCGCAAGGCGGCGCGCCGCGACGACGGCCCGGCCGACGAGGTGACCGCATGA
- a CDS encoding efflux RND transporter periplasmic adaptor subunit → MPVRSAAAVPASRPISRLAVRPGRRLSPLHTSFGFVVLIAAALLLSACSGDKSAQPAAAAPQALPVTVIEVAPTQAPLVVEAVAQAEGAREVEVRARVSGILEKWLFREGEPVKAGQMLFRIERAPFEIALAQAKARLAEAQAVEEQTAREAQRLTGLVAEKAISQKEFDDARSASAVARATVKSAEAAVREAELNLSYTQVTAPVAGVTGRAHRSEGSLVNTGSDSLLTTIAQINPIWVRFSLSDNDLAAVPGGRAAVRSFREVELQLPDGSILPQRGRINFSASRIDPALGTLEMRAEFANADAVVLPGQFVRARVIAGERDNVFLVPQAAVTQTESGPVVMLANAEGKVEPRPVKLGQWQGKDWVVTGGLQAGDRVIVDNLIKLRPGAPVAPRAAGEAAPPAKS, encoded by the coding sequence ATGCCTGTCCGCTCCGCGGCCGCCGTGCCCGCCTCGCGTCCGATTTCCCGCCTGGCCGTGCGCCCGGGACGCCGACTTTCTCCGCTCCACACCTCTTTCGGTTTCGTCGTGCTGATTGCAGCGGCGCTGTTGCTGTCCGCCTGCAGTGGTGACAAGTCAGCGCAGCCGGCAGCTGCGGCCCCGCAGGCACTGCCGGTCACCGTGATCGAGGTGGCGCCGACGCAGGCGCCGCTCGTCGTCGAGGCGGTGGCGCAGGCCGAAGGTGCGCGCGAAGTCGAAGTGCGTGCGCGGGTCAGCGGCATTCTCGAAAAGTGGCTGTTCCGCGAAGGTGAGCCGGTCAAGGCCGGGCAGATGCTGTTCCGCATCGAGCGTGCACCGTTCGAGATCGCACTGGCGCAGGCCAAGGCGCGTCTGGCCGAAGCGCAGGCGGTCGAGGAACAGACGGCGCGCGAAGCGCAGCGTCTGACCGGGCTGGTGGCTGAGAAGGCGATCAGCCAGAAGGAGTTCGACGACGCCCGCTCGGCCAGCGCAGTGGCCCGCGCCACAGTGAAATCCGCCGAGGCGGCGGTGCGCGAGGCGGAACTGAATCTGAGCTACACGCAGGTGACCGCACCGGTGGCTGGCGTGACCGGGCGGGCTCATCGCTCGGAAGGTTCGCTGGTGAATACCGGCAGCGACAGCCTGCTCACCACGATTGCGCAGATCAACCCGATCTGGGTGCGCTTCAGTCTGTCCGACAACGACCTGGCCGCCGTGCCGGGTGGGCGTGCCGCCGTGCGCAGCTTCCGCGAGGTCGAGCTGCAGCTGCCGGACGGCAGCATCCTGCCGCAGCGCGGCCGCATCAATTTCTCCGCCAGCCGTATCGATCCGGCGCTGGGCACGCTGGAAATGCGCGCCGAGTTCGCCAACGCCGACGCCGTCGTGCTGCCCGGCCAGTTCGTCCGCGCGCGGGTGATCGCCGGTGAGCGCGACAATGTGTTCCTGGTGCCGCAGGCTGCGGTGACGCAGACCGAGAGCGGTCCGGTGGTGATGCTGGCCAATGCCGAGGGCAAGGTGGAGCCGCGCCCGGTCAAGCTCGGCCAGTGGCAGGGCAAGGACTGGGTGGTGACCGGCGGCCTGCAGGCCGGCGACCGTGTCATCGTCGATAACCTGATCAAGCTGCGACCGGGCGCGCCGGTGGCGCCGCGCGCGGCGGGTGAAGCCGCGCCGCCGGCGAAGTCCTGA